GTGTTCATCAGTCAGTACCTTAGCCACATACTCAGCTACCGCCCCACCCCGTGATTGACCGGTCACCCAGAGTCTGCTTGTTTGATGCGTCTCTCGGTATACCTGTAGGTTCGTTAGCAGTGCCTCACCCGCCAGTGCATAGTTACCATGATATGGTAAGTTGGTGGCGCCATCATCCCCACCGTATTGAAAATCACCAACCCATTCAATCCCTTGTGGGGTGCCCCGAATCACGATGGCTACGACATCCCAGACCGGTTGATAACCCAATGTGTAGGCCACCTGATTTTTCTCATCATGCCCCGTTGGATAAGTTTGCAAAGTGGCGTTCCAGGCAGTGTCTGAATAATTAAAGTCTTCAATATCTTCAAACCCTAACGCCCGTAAATTTTCACAGGCAAACCCATGGGCCATACTATTTTGCACCACTGGATAGGCACTCGCCGCCAGCCCCGCACTCAGCTGGGCCAATGGTTGGTTAAACACCGTGGCATCAGTGAACAATGTCGTTTCATCAAAAGTCACCGTGCTTTGTCCAATCTGAGCTGTTTGACCGCTTAAGTATCCTGGAATCGCGTATTTTAATTTTATCTTTGCCATCAATGCTACCTCCATCTACGGAAATTGTAGCACAAGCAACCATAATTATCCCGGCAGAGTTTATGAACCACGAATCCTGTATAGACAACAAAAACCCACAACCTCAATAATGAGATTGTGGTTTTGATGAACTAAAATTAGTTGTTGTCGCCTTCAACGATTTCAGTCAATTCTTCGATTGAAGCAGCCTTGTCGGCACCGTCTTCAGCTGAAAATTCATCAGCAACGGCGTCTTCACCTTGGTTACCTTCGATAACGGCATCAGCCATCTTAGCAGTAATCAAACGTACGGCACGGATAGCATCATCGTTAGAAGGGATCTTCACATCGATTTGGTCTGGGTCAGCGTTAGTGTCAACCATAGCCACGATAGGAATGTTCAACTTGTGTGCTTCTTGCACAGCCAATTGTTCCTTATGAGGATCAACGATGAACAACAAGTCAGGAACCTTAGGCATTTCAGCGATACCACCCAAGAACTTCTCCAACTTTTCGCGTTGCTTTGTCAACAAAGCAACTTCCTTCTTTGGCAAACGATCAAAAGTACCATCTTCTGACATTGCGCGCAATTCCTTCAAACGTGCGATACGCTTTTGGATTGTTGACCAGTTAGTCAACGTTCCACCCAACCAACGGTGGTTAACGAAGTACATGTTTGCACGAGTTGCTTCTTCAGCAATTGCATCTTGAGCTTGCTTCTTAGTACCAACGAACAATACAATGGCACCGTCAGCAGCAGCGTCGCGAACGTAGTTGTAAGCTTGGTCAACCATCTTTACTGTCTTTTGCAAGTCAATGATGTAGATACCATTACGCTCAGTAAAGATGAATTCACCCATCTTAGGGTTCCAGCGACGTGTTTGGTGTCCGAAATGTACACCAGCTTCAAGCAATTGCTTCATTGAGATAACTGCCATGAGTTAAATCCTCCAAATGTTTTTCCACCTAATACCGCATGTAGTTCGACGACCATATAGGCACCCGTTCAACTATTGGTATTAGTGAGTATTTTTTGGTCCGTAAACCAATATTAAATTCTACACCTACCCGCGAGCATCGTCAAGTCTTTACAACCACTTATTTACGTGGCGCTGGCGTGAAATCTGTGACCCCATGTTCCCGCAAAAAAGCTTCTTTCTGCAGACGCGTTAATTTTTTAAAGGCCGCTTCAGCACGCAAGGCGGCACTCTTCGTTGCAAATGCCTCGGCGTAGAGCAGACGCAGGGGATGCCGCCGGGCTGGCCGCGTGTACTTGGCGCCTTTGCCAGCTTCGTGGACGGCCAAGCGCTTACCGACATCATCGGTGAAACCACCATAAAAAGTATTATCAGCTGTCAGTAAGACATACATATAGTAAGGCTTATCAGTCATGATTACGGCCTTCATAAATCGCCCAAACTTCATCACGATATGTACCATCGGCATTATGCACAATCACTGGTGGTAAAATCTGGGCCCCGGTCAGTCGCCCGTTCTTAATGGACTCAATCAAGACCATGTTGGCCTCCTTACCGACTTTGGGGTACACAAACTGAATCCGTTTGGGGATTAAATTCTCAGCCCGCAGCGCATCCAAAATCTCAAACAAGCGATCTGGGCGGTGCACCATATAAAAATGCCCGCCCGACTTCAGTAATTTCTTAGCCGTGTAGCTGACTAGCTTCAAATCCGCTTTAATCTCATGCCGGGCAATCGCATAATGTTCATTGGGATTCTTATGCGATTGCACCGTAGCTGCAAAGTAAGGTGGGTTGGAGACGACCGTTTCAACTGAGCCAGGGAAAATATCGGTAAAGATATCTTTCATGTCTTTGTTGATCACCGTAATTTTGTCATCCAAGTCATTCAAAGCAATTGAGCGTCGCGCCATATCCGCCAACCGTGGTTGAATCTCAATGCCGATAATGTGGCCGGTCACCTTGTGAGCCATAAATAATGGAATGGCCCCATTACCGGTACCTAAATCAACAATCGTGCCCTTACCACCGTTATGGGGATTGGCAAAGTTAGCCAACAAGACTGCATCAATTGAAAAGGAAAAAACTTCTTTACTCTGGATAATCCGCACTTCATCGCGGTACAACATATCCAACCGCTCATCCCCAAACAATTCAACTTCCATCGGCCACACCTTCATTTCCTACAATGTCTTTTCTAAATATGATATTATACTACATGGCCCTGAAAGGTCATGCACTTATTTTATTTTTAGTAACCCTTGTGAGCCAGCAAGCGCATGGCTCCAAAATTATTTTACGAGGTATTTAGTAATGTTCTATTCATTTGCTCGCTGGGTATTAGCAGTATTAGCAGTCATCTTTAATGGACGTTACACCACCGTTAACAAGGAAAAGTTACCCGCCGGCAACTATGTTCTCGTCGGGCCACACCGTACTTGGTGGGATCCATTGTACTTTGCCATTGCGACTTGGCCAAAGACGTTTACTTTTATGGCTAAGATTGAATTGTTCAAAAATCCAATCTTACGGTTTATCTTAAACCATGGCCACGCCTTTCCCGTCGATCGGGAGCATCCCGGCCCATCGGTTATCAAGACCCCGGTGAAAGCCTTAAAGAACACGGATATGAGTCTGATTATGTTCCCCTCAGGTTCACGCCACTCCAACGAGATGAAGGGTGGCGCATTGATGATTGCCAAAATGGCTGGTGTCCCAGTTGTCCCCGCAGTCTACCAAGGACCATTGACCTTATCTGGCTTGTTAAAACGTGAAAAAATCACCATCGCTTATGGTGATCCAATCATGATTGACCGCAAAACCAAACTTAACGATGAGGCCATTGCTGCGTTTGGTGATACGTTGACCGCGGCTTTTGATGACATTGATAAAGAAGTTGACCCAACCTTCGTCTATGTCGATCAACATCCCGAAAAGGGCCAGAAATAAACCCCAAGCTCCTGTTTAAACACAGGGGCTTTCTTTGTCTCTGGACAAACAAAAAAGTGTCCCAATTGGGACACTTTTGCTTAGTTCGTTAGTCTTCAAATTCAAATTGGAAGTCCAAGATTTGAACCGTGTCACCGTTTTTAGCACCAGCTGCGCGCAAGGCATCATCGACACCCATGGTACGCAATTGCCGTGCAAAACGCATCAATGACTCTGTGAAGGCCGTATTCGTACGTTGGAACAACGTTTCGATTTGATCACCCACCAACAGCCACACGCCATCTGGATCGCGCATGATTTCAAATGGTGCTTCGGCTTCTTCAAACTCGTAAACTGCTGTTTCATCGACGTTAGGCTCCATCCCCTTAGGAATAAAGTGTGGCGTCTCATCCAACAAATTGGCCGTCTGTTGTAGCAAGGGTTCTAATCCTTGCCGAGTCAACGCTGAAATTGGCATGATTTTGATATCAGCAGGGACTTTCGGGTCAGCGGCGAGCTTCTCTTTGAAAGTTGCCAAAGTCTCCGCAGCATCTGGCATGTCCATCTTGGTTGGCACAATAATCTGTGGCCGGTCCAATAATGCTGGATCATACTCCGCCAATTCTTGGTTAATCTTAACATAATTGGTATATGGATCTTCTTCAGGGTCCACACCACTCATATCAAGCATATGCAAGATGACACGTGTACGTTCGACGTGTCGCAAGAATTGAATACCTAGGCCAACACCTTGTGAAGCCCCCTCGATCAATCCAGGCAAGTCAGCCATGACAAAGTCACGACCATCTTCCAACCGAACCATCCCTAAGTTAGGGACCAAAGTCGTAAAGTGGTAAGCCGCAATCTTTGGCTTAGCCGCCGTCACAACTGATAGCAAAGTTGACTTTCCAACGGATGGGAAACCGACCAAACCAACGTCAGCTAGGACCTTTAGTTCAAGGGTAATGTTACGCTCAATCCCTGGTTCACCGTTTTCAGCAATTTCAGGGGCGGGATTCTTTGATGACGCGAAACGAATATTACCACGACCACCACGACCACCTGCAGCAACAATCAAACGATCGTCCTTATCGACTAAATCGCCCAAAATTTCACCCGTGTCGGCATCCGTCACGGTCGTACCTTCTGGCACCCTGATAATCATGTCATCAGCTGACGCACCAGTCATGGCCTTAGTAGCACCATTACCGCCACCATCAGCTTTAAAGTGGTGCTTATATCGGAAATCCATCAAAGTGCGTAATCCTTCGTCAACGACAAGAATCACATCACCACCATGGCCACCATCACCACCAAAAGGCCCCCCCATGTTGATGTACTTTTCATGACGGAATGAGACGGCACCATCGCCACCTTTTCCGCCTTTAACGTATATTTTAACTTGGTCAACGAACGCCATCGTGAACCACCTTTCCGCCGTAATCGGCCGCTTGCTCTTTTCCGAGGCTGCCTTGCAACCTATTCATGGACCAAGTTGTCCACAAACCTGGTCGTTACTAACTGCGAAATTAACTAATTCATTGTAACACAAACACCTAGCTATCGGCATCCTTCAATGCAGTCAAAGAAATTTTAATCGCCTGGGCAACTTTTTCCGTGACCCCGACCGCCCGCAATTCTGCAATTGAGGCATTCGCAATCTTATTGATGGACCCAAACGTGGTCAATAATTTCTGCCGGGTTTTCGGTCCCACCCCATTGATTTCATCCAACTTTGAGGCCAGTGAATGCTTTGAGCGTAAATTACGATGGAATGTAATGGCAAACCGATGGACTTCATCTTGAATCCGTTGTAATAAGAAGAACCCTTGTGATTTGGCATCCAAATGGACATGGGGTTCACCCTCTTCGCGCAACAAATCAGCCGTCTTGTGATGGTCATTTTTCACCATAGCAGCCACTGGAACAGCCAAGCCTAACTCATCTTCAATGACCTCACGCGCGGCGTTCAATTGAATCTCACCACCGTCCATGAGGATCAAATCAGGCAGGTCACTGTGTTCTTTGAGGACCCGCGTATAACGACGGCGAATGACCTCCATCGTGGCCGCCCGTTCATCAGCATGATCAAGGGTCTTAATCTTATATTTACGGTACAAACTCTTATTGGGGATCCCATCTTCAAAAACAACCATGGCCGACACCATCTCTTCACCTTGCGTATGCGAGTGATCAAACGCCTCAATACGATGAATCGTGGGGATGTTAAGGGCATCCGCAATCTCTTGCATGGCCCCGTTGGTCTTGGACTCATTCATTTCCATCAGCCGGAATTTTTCAGCTAGCACAATTTGCGCATTTTTGGCGGCCAAGTCCATTAGCTCACGTTTTTCACCACGTTGGGGGGTGCGCACAGCCACGTGCAATACTTCCGCAATCATTTTCGTATCAACACCCTTAGGTACCAAAATCTCTTTTGGCAAAATGGCATTTTTTCGATTATAAAACTGCAGAATAAAACTCGTTAGCTCCTCTTCAGCCGTATCTACAATGGCAAAGGTCCGTTTTTCACGCTTCATCAACCGGGCTTGCCGGATAAAGAATACTTGTACTGACAACCACCCTTTGTCCAAATAAAAATTGAACAAATCACGTGGGGTGCCATCCTTTGAAATAATTTTCTGCTTTTCAACAGTAGCTTCGATAAATTTCAACTGGTCCCGCAAATCGGCAGCTCGTTCAAATTCTAGTTTTTCAGCGGCTGCCATCATCTTGGTATTTAACGTCTTCTTGACGGTCTTAGTATCGCCATCCAAGAAACGTTGGATCTTATGAATTTGGGCATCATATTCAGCCGTTGGAACCTCATGGTAACAAGGGCCTAAACACTGCCCCATATTGGCATATAAACAAGGCCGACCTTGATACCCATTACAACGCCGTAGCGGATAGACTTTTTGTAAAAAGTGCAGGGTTTCTTGCGCAGCATACACGTTGGGGTATGGTCCAAAATACTGACCATTATCTGGTTTAACTTCACTGACTAATTCGATTTTAGGATCGCGTTCATGGGTGATTTTGATGTACGGATAGCCCGTCCCACGCTTCAAAC
This is a stretch of genomic DNA from Weissella soli. It encodes these proteins:
- the rpsB gene encoding 30S ribosomal protein S2 codes for the protein MAVISMKQLLEAGVHFGHQTRRWNPKMGEFIFTERNGIYIIDLQKTVKMVDQAYNYVRDAAADGAIVLFVGTKKQAQDAIAEEATRANMYFVNHRWLGGTLTNWSTIQKRIARLKELRAMSEDGTFDRLPKKEVALLTKQREKLEKFLGGIAEMPKVPDLLFIVDPHKEQLAVQEAHKLNIPIVAMVDTNADPDQIDVKIPSNDDAIRAVRLITAKMADAVIEGNQGEDAVADEFSAEDGADKAASIEELTEIVEGDNN
- a CDS encoding GIY-YIG nuclease family protein: MTDKPYYMYVLLTADNTFYGGFTDDVGKRLAVHEAGKGAKYTRPARRHPLRLLYAEAFATKSAALRAEAAFKKLTRLQKEAFLREHGVTDFTPAPRK
- the obgE gene encoding GTPase ObgE — protein: MAFVDQVKIYVKGGKGGDGAVSFRHEKYINMGGPFGGDGGHGGDVILVVDEGLRTLMDFRYKHHFKADGGGNGATKAMTGASADDMIIRVPEGTTVTDADTGEILGDLVDKDDRLIVAAGGRGGRGNIRFASSKNPAPEIAENGEPGIERNITLELKVLADVGLVGFPSVGKSTLLSVVTAAKPKIAAYHFTTLVPNLGMVRLEDGRDFVMADLPGLIEGASQGVGLGIQFLRHVERTRVILHMLDMSGVDPEEDPYTNYVKINQELAEYDPALLDRPQIIVPTKMDMPDAAETLATFKEKLAADPKVPADIKIMPISALTRQGLEPLLQQTANLLDETPHFIPKGMEPNVDETAVYEFEEAEAPFEIMRDPDGVWLLVGDQIETLFQRTNTAFTESLMRFARQLRTMGVDDALRAAGAKNGDTVQILDFQFEFED
- a CDS encoding tRNA1(Val) (adenine(37)-N6)-methyltransferase — protein: MEVELFGDERLDMLYRDEVRIIQSKEVFSFSIDAVLLANFANPHNGGKGTIVDLGTGNGAIPLFMAHKVTGHIIGIEIQPRLADMARRSIALNDLDDKITVINKDMKDIFTDIFPGSVETVVSNPPYFAATVQSHKNPNEHYAIARHEIKADLKLVSYTAKKLLKSGGHFYMVHRPDRLFEILDALRAENLIPKRIQFVYPKVGKEANMVLIESIKNGRLTGAQILPPVIVHNADGTYRDEVWAIYEGRNHD
- a CDS encoding lipase family protein, whose product is MAKIKLKYAIPGYLSGQTAQIGQSTVTFDETTLFTDATVFNQPLAQLSAGLAASAYPVVQNSMAHGFACENLRALGFEDIEDFNYSDTAWNATLQTYPTGHDEKNQVAYTLGYQPVWDVVAIVIRGTPQGIEWVGDFQYGGDDGATNLPYHGNYALAGEALLTNLQVYRETHQTSRLWVTGQSRGGAVAEYVAKVLTDEHSATVYSYAVAPAPAFRGEPLTGYANIHNLINPRDFVPNFNVPGWQFYHIGQVHAVHTDQPAFLEKFAEEVDNAFVTNPTAEAAIASMVAIGSGIAPTLVDYYQKQITWHDGAPMTPYEFYFEIAQAFYMDAKDLSPRVFDFAAYTPAEKDWQTLLLYFIGQGEPAVAFNEHASVTYFIATLAQTVA
- a CDS encoding lysophospholipid acyltransferase family protein; protein product: MFYSFARWVLAVLAVIFNGRYTTVNKEKLPAGNYVLVGPHRTWWDPLYFAIATWPKTFTFMAKIELFKNPILRFILNHGHAFPVDREHPGPSVIKTPVKALKNTDMSLIMFPSGSRHSNEMKGGALMIAKMAGVPVVPAVYQGPLTLSGLLKREKITIAYGDPIMIDRKTKLNDEAIAAFGDTLTAAFDDIDKEVDPTFVYVDQHPEKGQK
- the uvrC gene encoding excinuclease ABC subunit UvrC, coding for MASEHIEQKLALLPDLPGSYQMKDLNGKIIYVGKAKNLKNRVRSYFKSEHSGKTAQLVENIADFDFIVTSSEKESLLLEITLIQKYQPYYNIRLKRGTGYPYIKITHERDPKIELVSEVKPDNGQYFGPYPNVYAAQETLHFLQKVYPLRRCNGYQGRPCLYANMGQCLGPCYHEVPTAEYDAQIHKIQRFLDGDTKTVKKTLNTKMMAAAEKLEFERAADLRDQLKFIEATVEKQKIISKDGTPRDLFNFYLDKGWLSVQVFFIRQARLMKREKRTFAIVDTAEEELTSFILQFYNRKNAILPKEILVPKGVDTKMIAEVLHVAVRTPQRGEKRELMDLAAKNAQIVLAEKFRLMEMNESKTNGAMQEIADALNIPTIHRIEAFDHSHTQGEEMVSAMVVFEDGIPNKSLYRKYKIKTLDHADERAATMEVIRRRYTRVLKEHSDLPDLILMDGGEIQLNAAREVIEDELGLAVPVAAMVKNDHHKTADLLREEGEPHVHLDAKSQGFFLLQRIQDEVHRFAITFHRNLRSKHSLASKLDEINGVGPKTRQKLLTTFGSINKIANASIAELRAVGVTEKVAQAIKISLTALKDADS